Proteins encoded within one genomic window of Gracilimonas sp.:
- a CDS encoding histidine kinase dimerization/phosphoacceptor domain -containing protein, translating to MVKRERIQKLFGEVVKKERKRQKLTQSDLAERSNLDNTYISQIERGLANPSIYTAYKISGSLGLSEYEVFQKMSMENGENLASSNDAVDELEIIYNAIVKLDASLLLTTTHDDDYRIIYCNDAFLKFTNSDRSELIGKKFMDILADGKNDKDLHNYLSQLKDVPSKGEFIAGFDENGKDLDVKINASPILSKNNQVEKHLFILQKKLYKIKSDSGQESSHTVDKYKTLLTETNHRLKNNLAIIVGIIDIKILDAKDNDTRAVLKDTQLRISAIAHIHELLTNSEDHSKIEIREYLENLTSVITSTYEFKKGINLKTVIGIDNLGMNEIITLGLLINELVTNSYKYAFPNENKGEVNLRLNPGKDGKIKFYYSDNGRGFDKRIFEKGQTLGFSLIHAFLEQLQASEVNVDTENGFKLEFEM from the coding sequence ATGGTAAAAAGGGAAAGGATACAAAAACTTTTTGGTGAAGTCGTAAAGAAGGAGCGGAAAAGGCAAAAATTAACCCAGTCAGATTTGGCAGAACGGTCTAATCTGGATAACACGTATATCTCACAAATAGAGCGGGGTCTTGCTAATCCAAGTATTTACACAGCTTATAAAATATCAGGCTCCCTGGGTTTGAGTGAGTATGAAGTTTTTCAAAAAATGAGCATGGAAAACGGGGAGAACTTAGCAAGCTCAAATGATGCAGTGGATGAATTGGAAATCATTTATAATGCCATCGTTAAGCTTGATGCCAGTTTACTGCTGACCACTACCCATGACGATGACTACAGAATTATTTACTGTAATGATGCCTTTCTAAAGTTTACCAATAGCGACAGAAGTGAGTTAATTGGTAAAAAGTTTATGGATATTTTAGCCGATGGAAAAAATGATAAAGATCTCCATAATTATTTGAGCCAGCTCAAAGATGTACCCTCAAAAGGAGAATTTATAGCCGGGTTCGATGAGAACGGTAAAGATTTGGATGTAAAAATTAACGCTTCACCGATTCTGAGTAAAAATAATCAGGTTGAAAAACACTTGTTTATCCTTCAAAAGAAACTCTATAAAATAAAATCTGATTCCGGCCAGGAAAGCTCACATACCGTTGATAAGTATAAAACCTTGTTAACGGAGACAAATCATCGTTTAAAGAATAATCTTGCAATTATTGTGGGCATTATCGACATAAAAATTCTTGACGCGAAAGATAATGATACCAGGGCCGTGTTAAAGGACACTCAATTGAGAATCAGTGCAATCGCCCATATTCATGAATTATTGACAAACTCAGAAGATCATTCGAAAATTGAAATCAGGGAGTACTTAGAAAATCTTACGAGTGTTATTACAAGTACTTATGAATTTAAAAAGGGTATAAATCTTAAAACAGTTATTGGGATAGATAATTTGGGGATGAATGAAATTATCACGCTTGGGCTGTTGATTAATGAACTGGTTACGAATTCCTATAAATATGCTTTTCCCAATGAGAATAAAGGAGAGGTAAATCTTCGTTTAAATCCGGGCAAAGACGGGAAAATTAAGTTTTATTACAGCGACAATGGGAGAGGATTTGATAAAAGAATATTTGAAAAAGGCCAAACCTTAGGTTTTAGCCTGATCCATGCTTTCCTTGAACAGTTACAGGCTAGTGAAGTAAATGTAGATACTGAAAATGGATTTAAGCTTGAGTTTGAAATGTGA
- the pyrH gene encoding UMP kinase, whose protein sequence is MGNKYNRVLLKLSGESLLGEQGHGIDADILSEYAKEIQSIQEAGVQVSVVIGGGNIFRGVKGATQGMDRVQGDYMGMLATMINSMALQDALEQIGVQTRLMSAIRMEAIAEPYIRRRAVRHLEKGRVVIFGAGTGNPYFTTDTAGSLRAIEIEADVILKGTRVDGIFDSDPEKNGDAEKFDVITGDEVLKRRLSVMDLTAFTLCRENKTPIIVFNMNKKGNLKKIVVDGEDVGTTVIWE, encoded by the coding sequence GTGGGAAATAAATACAACAGAGTGCTTCTCAAGCTTAGTGGAGAGTCACTTTTAGGCGAACAAGGTCATGGTATAGACGCTGATATTCTCAGCGAATATGCAAAGGAAATTCAATCCATTCAGGAAGCCGGAGTTCAGGTTTCTGTGGTAATTGGAGGCGGAAATATTTTCCGCGGGGTGAAAGGAGCTACTCAGGGGATGGATCGTGTACAGGGCGATTACATGGGCATGCTGGCCACCATGATTAACAGTATGGCCCTGCAGGATGCCCTCGAACAAATCGGCGTTCAAACCCGGCTAATGAGTGCCATCCGAATGGAAGCTATTGCTGAACCTTATATTCGCCGCCGAGCGGTTCGTCATCTGGAAAAAGGCCGCGTGGTTATTTTCGGGGCCGGAACCGGAAATCCTTACTTCACCACCGATACCGCCGGTTCACTTCGCGCTATTGAAATTGAGGCTGATGTAATTCTAAAAGGTACCCGTGTGGACGGTATCTTTGACTCTGATCCTGAAAAAAACGGAGATGCTGAGAAATTTGATGTAATTACCGGAGATGAAGTCCTTAAGCGTCGCCTATCGGTAATGGATCTCACCGCTTTCACCCTCTGCCGCGAAAATAAAACCCCAATTATCGTGTTCAATATGAACAAAAAAGGCAATTTGAAAAAAATTGTAGTAGATGGGGAAGATGTAGGCACTACGGTGATTTGGGAATAA
- the tsf gene encoding translation elongation factor Ts, whose amino-acid sequence MSISAADVKKLRDMTGAGMMDCKKALSEANGDFDQAVENLRKKGQQVSEKRADREANQGLILSRISEDKTKAVLIEINCETDFVARNEEFQADAESFLNAAFENDIDNVKDLLGVEVDGLTIEKHLEEMVGKIGEKIEINNVVLATTDGTLISYIHPGNQLGVLAEFDGDLTDDEIGKDVAMQVAAMKPLSVTRDGVDSSLVEKELEIAKEQLLNEGKPEHIAEQAAKGKLRRFYEERVLLEQKFVKDNSLSVKEYLEQNDAPLVKSFHRLQLGENA is encoded by the coding sequence ATGAGTATTTCTGCTGCAGACGTAAAAAAACTTAGAGACATGACCGGAGCGGGTATGATGGATTGCAAAAAAGCCCTCTCCGAAGCAAACGGTGATTTTGACCAAGCTGTTGAAAACCTGCGTAAGAAAGGACAGCAAGTTTCCGAAAAAAGAGCAGATCGTGAAGCTAATCAAGGTTTGATTTTGAGCCGTATTTCAGAGGACAAGACCAAAGCCGTTCTTATTGAAATTAATTGTGAGACCGACTTTGTAGCCCGAAACGAAGAATTTCAGGCTGATGCCGAATCATTCCTGAACGCTGCATTTGAAAACGACATCGACAATGTTAAAGATTTGCTTGGAGTTGAAGTTGACGGACTTACTATTGAGAAGCACCTGGAAGAAATGGTGGGTAAAATCGGAGAAAAAATTGAGATCAATAATGTTGTATTGGCAACTACCGATGGAACTCTGATTTCCTATATCCACCCCGGAAACCAATTAGGTGTACTTGCAGAGTTTGACGGAGATCTTACTGACGACGAAATCGGAAAAGATGTTGCCATGCAGGTTGCTGCCATGAAGCCACTTTCTGTAACCCGCGACGGTGTTGATTCTTCCCTTGTTGAGAAAGAGCTTGAAATCGCTAAAGAGCAGTTACTGAACGAAGGCAAGCCTGAACATATCGCAGAACAAGCGGCCAAAGGAAAACTTCGCCGTTTCTACGAAGAGCGTGTACTTCTGGAACAGAAGTTTGTAAAAGATAACAGCCTTTCAGTCAAAGAATACCTGGAGCAGAACGATGCTCCCCTGGTTAAGTCGTTCCATCGGCTTCAACTTGGCGAAAACGCTTAA
- the rpsB gene encoding 30S ribosomal protein S2, producing the protein MPKAASIQDLLKSGAHFGHLTRRWNPKMKDFIFMERNGIHIIDLKKTQKYLQEALDEVQKLSRAGKTILFVGTKKQSTEIIKTEALRCGMPHITHRWMGGMLTNFSTVRKSISRMEEIEKMKTDGTFDELTKKEGLMLQREQDKLNDALGGIKNMGRLPGAIFVVDIIKEHLAVNEAIKLHIPIIAMVDTNSDPDVPDYIVPCNDDSARTIQLVTTQIADAIIEGSAEREAQQEEDVMEQAAADAKGESGKDDSSDVDVKDAAKGTKLRSRRKKKGDKNKKEDKKADKAEAKADADSNDEEE; encoded by the coding sequence ATGCCAAAAGCTGCATCTATACAAGACCTGCTTAAGTCAGGCGCACACTTCGGTCACCTCACCCGCCGATGGAATCCTAAAATGAAAGACTTCATCTTTATGGAGCGAAACGGGATTCACATCATTGACCTGAAAAAAACTCAAAAATATTTACAAGAAGCCCTCGATGAAGTTCAAAAACTTTCCCGAGCCGGTAAAACCATTCTTTTTGTAGGAACTAAAAAGCAATCTACCGAAATCATTAAAACAGAAGCCCTGCGCTGCGGCATGCCGCATATTACGCATCGCTGGATGGGTGGAATGCTTACCAACTTCAGCACCGTTCGCAAAAGTATTTCCCGTATGGAGGAAATCGAAAAAATGAAAACCGACGGTACGTTTGACGAACTCACCAAAAAGGAAGGCTTGATGCTTCAGCGTGAGCAAGACAAACTGAATGATGCCTTAGGTGGTATTAAAAACATGGGACGCCTGCCCGGTGCTATCTTCGTGGTAGATATCATTAAAGAGCACCTGGCTGTAAACGAAGCCATCAAACTTCATATCCCAATTATTGCGATGGTTGACACGAACAGTGATCCTGATGTTCCTGATTACATTGTTCCTTGCAATGATGACTCAGCACGTACCATTCAGCTGGTAACCACTCAAATTGCAGATGCAATTATCGAAGGTTCTGCCGAGCGTGAAGCACAACAAGAAGAAGATGTAATGGAACAAGCTGCCGCTGACGCTAAAGGCGAAAGTGGTAAAGATGACAGCAGCGACGTTGATGTAAAAGACGCTGCCAAAGGAACTAAACTTCGTTCGCGCCGCAAGAAAAAAGGCGACAAGAATAAAAAAGAAGACAAAAAAGCTGACAAAGCAGAAGCAAAAGCAGATGCTGACAGCAACGACGAAGAAGAATAA
- the rpsI gene encoding 30S ribosomal protein S9 translates to MAQANYIGRRKTATARLYIKPGKGEILVNHKPIEEYFPVKARRNIAMFPMTVTETEGKYDIKITVRGGGSTGQAGAISHALARALDGENEEMHDVLKGHGLLTRDDRMVERKKYGQPKARKKFQFSKR, encoded by the coding sequence ATGGCACAAGCGAATTACATAGGACGACGAAAAACAGCAACTGCCCGTTTGTATATCAAGCCGGGTAAAGGCGAAATTCTCGTCAACCACAAACCCATTGAAGAATATTTTCCAGTAAAAGCACGTCGTAACATTGCTATGTTTCCAATGACTGTTACTGAAACAGAAGGTAAATACGACATTAAAATCACTGTTCGTGGTGGTGGAAGTACCGGTCAGGCCGGAGCCATCTCTCACGCACTTGCCCGTGCTTTGGACGGAGAGAACGAAGAAATGCACGATGTTCTTAAAGGACACGGCCTTCTTACCCGAGATGACAGAATGGTAGAGCGTAAGAAATACGGTCAGCCTAAAGCTCGTAAGAAATTCCAGTTCTCTAAACGATAA
- the rplM gene encoding 50S ribosomal protein L13, with translation MDTLSFKTYSAKPSDIDKKWVLIDAEDQPLGRLSSEIAKILRGKNKPTFTPHMDTGDNVVVINAEKVKLTGKKMTDKTYFHHTFYPGGERFTTAEEMMEKDPTSLVTTAVRGMLPKTKLGRKIATNLRVYAGPVHPHTAQEPEIIEL, from the coding sequence GTGGACACATTAAGTTTTAAGACATACTCAGCAAAACCCAGTGATATTGACAAGAAATGGGTGCTCATTGACGCTGAAGATCAGCCATTGGGCCGACTGAGTAGCGAGATTGCAAAAATTTTGAGAGGCAAGAACAAGCCGACCTTCACCCCACATATGGACACCGGTGATAACGTAGTTGTTATCAACGCTGAAAAGGTGAAGCTAACCGGTAAAAAGATGACGGATAAAACTTATTTCCATCACACCTTTTACCCGGGCGGAGAGCGCTTTACTACGGCTGAAGAAATGATGGAGAAAGATCCTACATCTTTAGTTACAACTGCCGTACGAGGCATGCTGCCTAAAACCAAGTTGGGGCGCAAAATTGCGACCAACCTGAGAGTTTATGCAGGCCCTGTACATCCGCATACCGCGCAAGAACCAGAAATCATTGAGCTTTAA
- the acnA gene encoding aconitate hydratase AcnA, which produces MSDKLKQTRVEFETGSGKAFLYSLEKLKEQGYENIAKLPFSVKILLEAVLREFDGYAVTEKDIEALASYNAKDPQGEIPFKPSRVVLQDFTGVPAVVDLAALRSAMKRMGGKATDINPQVPVDLVIDHSVQVDMFGQDAALMFNVEKEMERNNERYEFLKWGKEAFDNFRVVPPGRGIVHQVNLEYLGRGVFTRKEEDGSTTAYPDTLVGTDSHTTMINGLGILGWGVGGIEAEAAMLGQPISMLVPEVTGMKLTGKLREGVTATDLTLTVTQMLRQHGVVGKFVEFYGDGLSNMSLPDRATIANMAPEYGATMGFFPIDEEALRYMRRTGRSEELVQLVENYTKAQGLYRTDDTPDPEFSSTLELDLSTVETSLAGPKLPHDRIALGNMKKAFENSLTSDNPTMGFNLAQEKLANKGIYKNGQEIEMKHGDVVIAAITSCTNTSNPSVMLGAGIVAKKAYEKGLKVPAYVKTSLAPGSRVVTEYLNEAGLTEYMDKLGFNLVGYGCTTCIGNSGPLPEPVEKAIKEGDLIAAGVLSGNRNFEGRIHPYVKANYLASPPLVVAYALAGSVDIDLATEPLGKDKDGNEVYLKDIWPTTAEIAEHLDAAIRPELFEKMYGDIFESPTWEEIPVSGGDLFNWSEKSTYIQEPPFFMGMSEEPEPIKPIKGARALVKVGDSITTDHISPAGNIDEESPAGKYLKDHGVEKADFNSYGSRRGNDRVMTRGTFANVRFKNQLAPGTEGGFTKYFPDDEITTIYDASLKYKESNTPLVALAGKQYGTGSSRDWAAKGTALLGVEAVIATSYERIHRSNLIQMGVLPLQFKDGESADSLGLDGSETFDIHVDDNVQARQEIKVTATKTNGEEINFTTDCRIDTPVEVDYYRNGGILHTVLLDYLKKSKAEN; this is translated from the coding sequence ATGAGCGACAAACTAAAGCAAACCAGAGTAGAATTTGAAACCGGTTCAGGCAAAGCCTTCCTATACAGCCTGGAAAAATTGAAGGAGCAGGGGTATGAAAATATTGCCAAGCTGCCTTTTTCCGTAAAGATATTGTTGGAGGCCGTTCTGCGTGAATTCGACGGCTATGCGGTTACTGAAAAAGATATTGAAGCACTGGCAAGCTATAATGCCAAAGATCCGCAGGGGGAAATTCCATTCAAACCATCACGTGTAGTACTTCAGGATTTTACCGGTGTACCTGCCGTTGTTGACCTTGCTGCACTTCGTTCTGCTATGAAGCGCATGGGCGGTAAAGCTACCGACATCAATCCTCAGGTTCCTGTGGATCTGGTTATTGACCACTCCGTTCAGGTGGATATGTTCGGGCAGGATGCTGCACTCATGTTCAACGTTGAGAAAGAGATGGAACGTAACAATGAGCGCTATGAATTTCTGAAGTGGGGTAAAGAAGCTTTTGATAATTTTCGTGTGGTGCCTCCGGGGCGTGGAATCGTTCACCAGGTGAATTTGGAATATTTAGGACGCGGTGTTTTCACCCGTAAAGAAGAAGACGGTTCCACAACTGCTTATCCGGATACTTTGGTGGGAACCGATTCTCACACTACCATGATCAACGGGCTTGGAATTCTCGGCTGGGGTGTTGGCGGAATTGAAGCGGAAGCAGCAATGCTTGGCCAGCCTATTTCCATGCTGGTACCCGAAGTAACGGGAATGAAATTGACCGGAAAACTTCGGGAAGGAGTAACGGCAACCGACCTTACACTTACCGTAACCCAAATGCTTCGTCAGCACGGCGTGGTTGGTAAGTTTGTAGAATTTTACGGCGACGGCCTCAGCAACATGAGCTTGCCTGATCGTGCAACTATCGCGAATATGGCTCCTGAATATGGGGCCACCATGGGCTTCTTCCCAATTGATGAAGAAGCACTGCGATACATGAGAAGAACCGGTCGATCTGAAGAGCTGGTGCAGTTGGTAGAGAATTACACCAAAGCCCAGGGCTTGTACCGAACCGATGATACTCCTGATCCTGAATTTTCTTCTACTTTGGAATTAGATCTGAGCACGGTAGAAACTTCACTTGCCGGGCCTAAACTTCCGCACGACCGTATTGCACTCGGCAATATGAAAAAGGCTTTCGAAAACTCTCTGACAAGTGATAATCCTACCATGGGATTCAACCTTGCTCAAGAGAAACTGGCCAATAAAGGGATTTACAAAAACGGCCAGGAAATTGAGATGAAGCACGGTGATGTTGTGATTGCCGCTATCACCTCCTGTACCAACACTTCAAACCCAAGCGTGATGCTGGGTGCGGGAATTGTAGCCAAGAAAGCGTACGAAAAAGGACTTAAAGTTCCTGCTTATGTGAAAACTTCACTGGCTCCGGGTTCACGTGTTGTAACCGAATATTTAAATGAAGCCGGGCTTACCGAGTATATGGACAAGCTCGGGTTCAATCTGGTAGGTTACGGATGCACAACCTGTATCGGTAATTCAGGCCCATTACCTGAACCGGTTGAGAAGGCTATTAAAGAAGGTGACTTAATCGCAGCCGGTGTACTTTCAGGGAACCGAAACTTTGAGGGCCGTATTCACCCATATGTGAAAGCAAATTACCTGGCTTCACCGCCACTCGTAGTAGCTTATGCACTTGCCGGGAGCGTGGATATCGATCTTGCTACTGAGCCTTTGGGTAAAGACAAAGACGGAAATGAGGTTTATCTGAAGGATATCTGGCCAACAACGGCAGAAATTGCAGAACATCTGGATGCGGCTATCCGTCCTGAGCTATTTGAAAAGATGTATGGTGATATTTTTGAATCTCCAACCTGGGAGGAAATCCCGGTTTCAGGCGGAGATTTATTTAACTGGAGCGAAAAGTCAACTTACATTCAGGAACCTCCATTTTTTATGGGGATGTCTGAAGAACCTGAGCCCATTAAGCCCATTAAAGGAGCAAGGGCATTGGTAAAAGTGGGTGATTCAATCACAACTGATCATATTTCTCCTGCAGGTAATATTGATGAAGAGTCTCCTGCCGGAAAGTATTTAAAAGATCATGGCGTTGAGAAAGCCGACTTCAACTCTTATGGTTCTCGTCGAGGTAACGACCGTGTTATGACGCGCGGAACTTTTGCCAATGTTCGTTTTAAGAATCAATTGGCCCCGGGTACCGAAGGCGGATTTACTAAGTATTTCCCGGATGATGAAATCACTACCATTTATGATGCATCTCTGAAATACAAGGAATCCAATACTCCGCTGGTAGCATTGGCCGGGAAGCAGTATGGAACGGGCTCGTCTCGTGACTGGGCTGCCAAAGGTACAGCACTGCTTGGTGTAGAAGCTGTGATTGCAACTTCTTATGAGCGGATTCACAGGTCTAATCTCATCCAAATGGGTGTACTTCCTTTGCAATTTAAAGACGGAGAAAGTGCAGACAGCCTTGGGTTGGACGGTTCAGAAACATTCGATATTCACGTGGATGATAATGTTCAGGCACGTCAGGAAATAAAAGTTACCGCTACTAAAACAAATGGCGAAGAAATCAACTTTACGACCGATTGCAGAATTGATACCCCGGTAGAAGTGGATTACTATCGCAATGGTGGAATCCTGCATACGGTACTTCTTGACTACCTCAAGAAAAGTAAGGCGGAGAACTAA
- a CDS encoding histidine kinase dimerization/phosphoacceptor domain -containing protein translates to MLLHVIEGINRTFELKKVLEACMEATQIVMNAEASSLMLLDEKTGELNVSIPTGPVKEEITGTVIPKDKGIGGWVLSYNKPFISNDVSESDIFWKDLSTDFITRNIICVPLRDTERNIFGVLQAINKKKNKSFTDSDLQVLESLALHVSTAIERSRKYEEMVRKLEDREVEISEIHHRLKNNLSTICALLEFDLSDLKDPKSRRALASTNSRLKSVAEAHSLLYEQKQMASVELSEYLRSVIQNVERIFEEPEKDINVQVRFDTIELDANRAMLCGLMVNELLINAYKHAFVDRDTGEIVVNLKKTPNNKIAVIVTDNGIGIGPTGDSEESLKPNGHFILRALSKKLKADLSFDENPDIGTAIIFSFRA, encoded by the coding sequence TTGTTACTTCATGTAATTGAGGGTATTAACAGAACGTTTGAGCTAAAAAAAGTTCTGGAAGCATGCATGGAAGCTACGCAAATAGTCATGAATGCCGAAGCCAGTTCATTGATGTTGCTGGACGAAAAAACCGGCGAGTTGAATGTCAGTATTCCTACCGGACCGGTAAAAGAAGAAATTACAGGTACGGTTATCCCTAAAGATAAAGGTATTGGGGGTTGGGTTTTGTCATATAACAAACCCTTTATTTCTAACGATGTGTCCGAGAGTGATATATTTTGGAAGGACCTTTCTACTGATTTCATCACCCGGAATATTATATGTGTGCCTTTGAGGGATACTGAGAGAAATATTTTTGGAGTGTTACAGGCGATCAATAAAAAGAAAAATAAATCCTTTACGGATAGTGATTTGCAAGTACTGGAATCACTGGCTTTGCATGTTTCTACAGCTATTGAACGCTCCAGGAAATATGAGGAAATGGTCCGAAAGCTGGAGGATCGTGAAGTCGAAATTTCTGAAATTCATCATCGGCTCAAAAATAATCTTTCCACCATTTGTGCGCTGCTTGAATTTGACTTGAGTGATCTTAAAGACCCGAAATCACGAAGAGCGCTTGCTTCTACTAATTCAAGATTGAAATCAGTTGCAGAAGCTCATTCTTTGCTGTATGAACAAAAACAAATGGCATCTGTAGAACTTTCAGAGTATTTAAGGTCTGTCATTCAAAATGTTGAACGCATCTTCGAAGAACCGGAGAAAGACATTAATGTTCAGGTAAGATTTGATACGATTGAACTGGATGCAAACCGGGCAATGCTTTGCGGATTAATGGTTAACGAATTGCTGATTAACGCATATAAGCATGCTTTTGTGGATCGGGATACAGGAGAAATTGTTGTCAACCTTAAAAAAACGCCTAATAATAAGATTGCAGTAATTGTTACTGATAACGGGATTGGCATTGGGCCAACAGGTGACTCAGAAGAATCATTGAAACCCAATGGTCATTTTATTTTGAGAGCATTATCGAAAAAATTAAAGGCTGATCTGAGTTTTGATGAAAATCCTGATATTGGAACCGCAATTATTTTTTCATTCCGGGCTTAA
- a CDS encoding NAD(P)/FAD-dependent oxidoreductase, whose product MTSPENHIPVAIIGGGPVGLFLAICLLKKGINCRVLEKRKNPIADSRSLGIHPVSLELFDKVDITTSFLEHGLKIRKGIALTENKTLGKISFERCPKPHNYILACPQFTTESILRNELNKLDSNVLVTGAEFQQFNQDQNRVEINYTSDHENSHLTADFIVGCDGKNSLVRQQASIHYSGKHYNDTYIMGDFEDTTEFGPDAAVFLPKDGLIECFPLPNGMRRWVVKTDSYISNPTPLLLIKLVLDRIGYNLASAKNTMLSSFGVQHFMAETFAKKRVFLAGDSAHVVSPIGGQGMNLGWLDAWELSKTFSTRHTDVYNQKQQKIAKKVALRAEINMILGRKQAIPFLRNIFIRGMLKSPIQTKVAKKFTMRGLEKQWI is encoded by the coding sequence ATGACAAGTCCTGAAAATCACATACCGGTTGCAATCATAGGCGGCGGCCCGGTGGGGTTATTCCTGGCTATTTGCTTACTCAAAAAAGGAATTAACTGCAGGGTATTGGAGAAACGTAAAAATCCTATCGCTGATTCCCGCTCCCTCGGTATACATCCTGTATCTCTGGAGCTTTTCGATAAAGTGGACATTACAACATCATTTCTTGAACACGGGTTAAAAATAAGGAAAGGAATAGCCCTGACCGAAAATAAAACACTTGGTAAAATTTCATTTGAACGCTGCCCCAAACCTCATAATTATATTTTAGCCTGTCCTCAGTTCACTACAGAAAGTATTTTACGGAACGAATTAAATAAACTGGATAGCAATGTTCTTGTTACCGGGGCAGAATTTCAGCAATTCAATCAAGATCAAAACCGGGTCGAAATCAATTATACGTCAGATCATGAAAACTCTCATTTAACAGCAGACTTTATAGTGGGTTGTGATGGGAAAAACAGCCTTGTCCGCCAACAGGCTTCTATTCACTATTCCGGCAAGCATTATAATGACACCTACATTATGGGAGATTTTGAAGACACCACTGAATTTGGCCCCGATGCTGCCGTCTTTCTCCCCAAAGATGGACTTATTGAATGTTTCCCATTACCCAATGGAATGCGGAGATGGGTGGTAAAAACGGATTCATATATTTCAAACCCAACCCCTCTCTTACTCATAAAACTCGTTTTAGACCGAATTGGGTATAACCTGGCATCCGCAAAAAACACAATGCTTAGCAGTTTTGGCGTACAGCATTTTATGGCGGAAACTTTTGCCAAAAAACGAGTTTTTCTTGCCGGAGATTCTGCTCATGTAGTGAGTCCTATCGGAGGACAGGGAATGAATTTAGGCTGGCTGGATGCCTGGGAACTTTCGAAAACATTTTCCACACGCCATACCGATGTTTACAACCAAAAGCAGCAAAAGATTGCCAAAAAAGTAGCTCTGAGAGCAGAAATAAATATGATTTTAGGCCGAAAACAAGCTATTCCTTTTCTTAGAAATATTTTTATTCGGGGGATGTTGAAAAGCCCAATTCAAACAAAAGTAGCAAAAAAATTTACGATGAGAGGACTCGAAAAACAGTGGATTTAA
- a CDS encoding methyltransferase domain-containing protein yields MFRFLTKRQPQLTEEMDREDCNQVLLNNTYRQFSVINRLLSQWKKVYKKELRPLMQEEKAYSLLDIGFGGGDVTVKLSEWAEQDGINLKITAIDIDRRALDYVQAEYPAKQIYWKYASSTDLVSEHKKFDFVISNHVLHHLHDNQVPLLLNEAKQLASRKVIFNDIERSSIGYVLFNLFSRLIFNNSFITKDGLTSIKRSFTFKELLAVSPSSWKVKSMFPFRLLLIHDKS; encoded by the coding sequence ATGTTCCGGTTTTTAACTAAAAGACAGCCTCAACTCACAGAAGAGATGGATCGTGAAGATTGCAATCAGGTATTGCTGAATAACACATACCGACAATTTTCAGTCATCAACCGGTTACTTTCCCAATGGAAGAAAGTCTATAAAAAAGAATTACGTCCGTTGATGCAAGAAGAGAAAGCATACTCATTACTGGATATTGGGTTTGGTGGCGGTGATGTAACCGTTAAATTATCTGAGTGGGCAGAGCAAGATGGCATAAATCTTAAAATTACAGCTATCGACATTGACCGCCGGGCACTTGATTATGTACAAGCTGAATATCCAGCAAAACAGATTTACTGGAAATACGCCTCATCTACAGACCTGGTAAGTGAACACAAGAAGTTCGATTTTGTTATTTCCAACCACGTTCTCCATCACCTTCATGATAATCAGGTTCCCCTCCTCCTGAATGAAGCAAAACAACTTGCCTCCCGGAAAGTCATTTTCAACGATATTGAAAGAAGTAGCATCGGCTATGTTCTTTTCAACCTATTCTCCCGGTTAATTTTCAACAACTCGTTCATTACCAAAGACGGCTTAACCTCCATAAAACGGAGCTTTACCTTTAAAGAATTGCTAGCCGTGTCACCCTCATCCTGGAAAGTAAAAAGCATGTTTCCATTTCGATTGTTACTTATTCATGACAAGTCCTGA